In the Epinephelus fuscoguttatus linkage group LG10, E.fuscoguttatus.final_Chr_v1 genome, TTTGATGTTTGTCTTGATGCTGCTTGGCATTTTTCctgaggaaggaaaaaaaaagagatcatTAATGCTTGGTTATAATGTTTTACATGCAGAAATCTACAGGTCATATGTGGGGTTATTTGCACACAAATTAGTTCCCTTAATTATTATGGTCATTTGAGATTCATTTCTGTCTCGCAGCATCAGCACTTTatacaggaagtcaaataaacaCTTACCTTGACCCTGACTGAATGAAATATTATTTATCAGGTCAATCTATTGCAGTTTAAATTATTTGTGAAAGGGTACCAAAACATGGTGTCATCATTCATATAATTCAACcttcatactgtatttattaaaatattttacagagaATTTTAAAGGGTGggtccattttttttgttttcatgtatcCAACTtagaacatttacattttggtCAGAGTACGTACGTTTTAGCGTTGCAATATTATTTTTCTAAGCCCTTCTAAAAACATGTGACCTGATGTAGGTTCCTGCATGACGACGTCATTTCATACAAAACCCCCTCGACCAGCCAATGTGCCTCTTCATGACTGAGAACCGTGTGTTATCAATCGTCTATATTCCTCTTACCGGCATGAAAGCTAAGTGACGCACTGCTGTGGACACCACGTTAGTTCAGATcagaaagtcacacaataacacaaagtaACAAACCGCAACTCccgtgttctgtgaggtaaaatccccgtttttgtcaaaggagtctggtgactttgaagagagcgatataacGTGTTGCTGTAGCAGTGATGGGATTTCCTCTGTGGTAATTCaagccctgatcacacagaaagcattttagcagctggaggcggctttttgtaactgtttttaacAAGAATGGAGTTCTTTGCTCGCTGTTCTTGCGTTGCAATGTGCCTCgtgtttctgcactctaggcGCCTGCCCTTTTTTGCCAGAGCACcctgaactcctcaagttggAAAAAACCTAAACCGAGAGCACAAAAGTGCCCCacatcatctctgcttttcccCCATTGGCCAACTAAAgtttggtaaacaatggaggagaaactggtggtagtggttgctggatacccagagctgtacgactttacaaagcacagttaACAGTCTCGATGAAAAACAGCAGGCGTGGAAGCACATAAGTGCAGTATGTGAGatggccatcatggaggagaagctcctggaccaactggtggcaCTCTCcttgatccaccctcttttttagggtctcatgtacccacacagatctctgtttccctgtgcccaacaaactattcaCTGACAGCCTCTAACCcccaaccagagctacagcaagtaccctctgcctcaacattttaagaacaagatactaattactgtcaaataaataaaataataaatggtacattgattacacaggaaggtttgGGTAAGGAGGTGCAGGGGTGGCTGCCTAGGAATATTAAAAAGACGCAGCAAGCGTTTTTTTGCcagtggcattcaatttaaaaaaaaaaaagaaaacaacaaagacaatgCGGTGCTGCTTGCGTTTTGCAACctgtaaaacactttctgtgtgatcggggcctttGGGTTGCTCAACAGCACAATATTAAGTATTACTGCCatttattcttgtttttgtttttgcaaattacTTCATTTATCCTGATAATTGTATcctgttttgcctttaattgattggacagttaagtgtgaaagggggagtcACAGAGacggaatgacatgcagcaaagggccgcaggctggAATTGAACTCGGACCTTTGTGTATAAGGCGCCTGCtttatccactaagccaccgacgccccagctCTCACCACTCTGACATACATCACTGGATGGGCGTTTATTAAAACAGAATACAACAAGAGAGCGCAGATGGACCCACCCTTTAATGTAAAAACCCTGTGCACCTTAAACTCATTCACATCCTAAAATATAGAAATTCAAAGCATCAATTCATCGACCAAACATcgtcacagttacacacatacACGGGGAGATGAAGAGCAGCAAGTGGAAAACAAACGGTCAGAGTTGTCCGGTGAAATACTAACCCAGCTCTCCAGGTCTCCTACCTGGCTGCCCTTGCTGCTGTGGAGCCACCGGTCCTCCCATACCTGCTTGCTGGCTTGAACTGCCACCAATGGTGACCTGCTGTAAGGTTGGCCCTCCACTCATCATGGGCCCTTGGCCTGGATGACCAGGGGCCACTGGACCTGGAGGCCTACACTTGGAGAGCCCCTTTCCAAAAGCGACAGCTCCGACCAACGCGTTTGTGTCGGCAGGGTTGAAAGACGGTTTGTTCTGTCGTATTGctgtaaaaaaagacatgaagtgtcaacatatttaaatgtataaatacattttacaaagAATAACctggaaacataaaaaaaaaaccataccTGCACTTTCTGCATCTCTGTCATCACGAGGATTGTTAAGCTTCTCCAACAGATTGGAACACAGTTTATTCAACGTCTGGATCTGTTTCTGTTGACAGAAATATAACCAGGTGGGTTTGAGCGATTAGAAATATTCTGCAGACGTAAACAATGTAAGACTATTCTACATTTTCGCACAGCCTAACTACTTAATGGGATTGTTCAGATGTTTTAAAATAAGTTTGTATGGAGTACTTAGCCATAGTTAATATAATACCTACAGTCAGAGGTGTCGTGCTGATTGTTTAAGTCTCAGAGTGTGATTATGACGCAGTACACGGTTAAATTGTGGCTTGTTTCAAAGGATATATAAATATTGTTCCTACTGTGGCAACTATAACCGATGACGTGATCAAATAATAGATCAACTTTATGAATCTTTCATTATGTTGAGTGTGTTAGGCAGCTCTCAGCCAAACATCTAGCTAAGTAATATTAGGCAATACCATAGATGTAGCAGGTTGAACACAAGTAATTTGAATGATTTCATTTACTCATTTGTGCCGTGCAAACGTAGCTGCATATGAAACATCCACTCTGAGGAAACGTTGGAGCACAGGCATGCAGGGGTCGAACTCATCTAATAGGTGTGACTAAGAAAACGCAGCGAAGCAAGGCTGGATGTCGTAAACAGCAGTCTGgcggcaaggtaaagcagtaaaattattctaaatatagcgaaCACTCAAAGTGATACTGATTCTTTTTAGGTGGATAAAATACGTTTTGCAGCTACACATgtacacagcagtacattgcttagcttctgtggcagCACTCCTGCCTGTGTGCTGACCAACATCTGCTGCACGTCATACACTGACactggataagtacctcatacaaccccacttcaaataATCTGAACAATCCCTTTAACGTTTATGCATGTCAGTAAGACAGCATCAGTCCATTCAGTCCATACAATACCCAGCTGACCTGTGCCACCTCTGGGCCAATTCGTCCTGCCTCTGCACTCAGCTGTTTCTCTTGCTCCTCCACCTCTGGATCTGGTTTAGTTCGCAAGTAGTCTGGTACAATCTCATGGCTGAACACTGGGACACGCTGCTCTGTGAGTTTCTGTAGGGAGAACAAGCAGAGAGCGAGATTGTAAACAGACAGCTCAGAGAGACTGCTTGAAAAACACATGGAAGAAGCAGACGTGTTAGTCGCGGGCTCTGATACTCACTGCTAAATCCTCATCTCGGTCTGGAGACAGAAGCAGCGGTATTATAACCTGGTTGCGAAAAGATGGCGTCTTTTCATTCTTGAGCAGTTTATTGATAGTGTTCAGCTGACCGGATAGCAGAGCAAAGTTGTCCAAAACAGAGGGCCTGAATGACACAAATATATTACagcatcaggaaaaaaaacactccagAGGAACATCGTTAAAATCCTAATCTGTACATTTTGATTACAAAACATCAAACATCTTGTGTCATAAGCGTGAAGTTATTTCACCGCATTGCTTTGATACAGTTGGGAAAAAAAGTCTTGATACAACAAACACTCACCAGTCACTTTATTAAGTACACCTGCTCAACTGCTTGTTGAAATGGCAGATAGCTAATCAGCCAGttatgtggcagcaactcaatgcatttagtcatgaagacatggtgaagacaacctgctgaagttcaaagtgagcatcagaatgaggaagaaaggtgatttaagtgactttgaacgtggcatggttgttggcgacagacgggctggtctgagtatttactgggattttcacacacaaccatctctagggtttacagaggatggtccgacaaagagaaaacatccagtgagcagcagttctctgggtgaaaatgccttgttgatgccagaggtcagaggagaatggccagactggttcaagatgacaggaaggcaacagtaactcaaataaccactggttccaaccaaggtctgcagaagaccatctctgaaccaacaacacgtccaaccttgaagcagatgggctacagcagcagaagaccacaccaggtgccactcctgtcagctaacaacaggaaactgaggctacagttcacacaggctcaccaaaactggacaatagaagattggaaaaacgttgcctggtctgatgagtctggatttctgctgccacattcagatggtagggtcagaatttggtgtaaacaacatgaaagcatggatccatcctgccttgtatcaacggttcaggctgctgctggtggtgtaatggtgtgggggagattttagtaccaactgagcatggtttaaacaccacagcctacctgagtgttgttgctgaccatgtccatccctttatgaccacagtgtacccatcttctgatggctacttccagcaggataacgcaccatgtcacaaagctcagatcatctcaaactggcttcttgaacatgacaatgagttcactgtactccagtggcctccacagtcaccagatctcagcccaatagagcacctttgggatgtgctggaacagGAGactcacatcatggatgtgcatccgacaaatctgcagcaactgtgtgatgtcatcatgtcaatatggaccaaaatgtCTGAGgagtgtttccagcaccttgttgaatctgtgacaccaagaattaaggcagttctgaaggcaaaaggagtccaacctggtactagcaaggtgtacctaataaagtggccggtgagtgtatttACCTTAGCAATACTGTTGCTATGATAGTAGAAACTGGTACAGATTAGTATTTCGATAAAATTGTGCTTTACTTACCATGTTAATCGCTCGTATTCATTTTCCAACTTATAAATGAAACTGTGAAGAGCGTTTTTGACGTGTGCGACCCGAGAAATGAGAGACTCCAccgccgcctccagctgcttctcttctctttgCTAAGAGTGATACAAGACAACAAACTCCGTCTGATGAACaaaacccaaaatacacacGACACACACCAAACAAACCTAACGACAGTCTGTGGTAACCCCAAAGTTTATCAATGTAAATGTTAGTTCAATTTTAAATTAAACCTGAAACGACTGTAATGCTAAACTAGCTAGCTTGAATGCAAACTTATTTAGCtgttaatgttagcatgctagctactGCTAGCGCTACAAACAAGTCAAACAGAAGCACCGTGTATAAGCGTGTGCACAATAAACTTTACAGAAAATACTAGTAAATAATATAACAAAGTATCACACTGTGAATTACAATATATGAgcattaaaatgacattaccTGCATTGTTGAACTACAAACTCACGAAGAAACGCTCCGACCGGTCAAGGCTGAATAACTTCCGGTTCAcgttgtcaaaataaatgcatgtgttttaaatttgtgaagccactatGCATTTTTCTCCTCCACACGGAAGCAtactaaaataacaataaataaataaataaataaataaataaataaataaaatagacttAAATCcaattcaattaaattataattttttttaaatgcatgaaGTAGTGAAATGTAACTAAGCATATTTACTCATGTACACTTGACAGGCAAATATTGTACCACATATCTTCACATTCGGTGATTTTGAATTACAGTTTTTTAGGCAAACTGGAGGACTAAACTTTCCTTTatggatggaaaaaaaatcctcccaCTTCTAAAAATAACTTAGCTGTTTAAAAATTGGATTAGCTGGCAAAGGCATTGTGAAATGTTCAGTGTCCTATTCCTAATTTCACTAAAGCAAAGAATCCCAGTACTCCATCCACAACTGAATCTAAAACGTGATCCAAAACAATAACTGGGGTATATTAAATATTATGTATGTGCATCAACCTAAAAATACAAGGTTTGCACAAGAGATGACAATAGTACTACACACAGCCATTCCACTACAATATTTCTGGTAAAAATATGTAATATTGCAGATAACATTGTAGTGCAAAGGCTGCTGCACTATATCCTGGCCAGCTAATTAGTATTGGAAAATAACTGCTTAATGATACAGAACCAATGTCATGCCCAATATAAGATGAGCATcattaagtaagtaagtaagtaaattttatttatatagcacttctcacagagaggactaacaaagtgcttcacaagataaaatacaaaaaatacaatatcagaaacaatgcaaaaaaaatacacaaaaacaaataaaaagtaaagtgcagcgaaatacagagatgatacaatggacaattaatggaacgcatgcccaaacagatgtgtttttaactgctttttaaaaatgtccacagaAGAGGCtgctctcagctcatgaggtagtgcattccaccatttcggtgcaacagccttacaggctctatcacctttcgtctttaatcttgtgtgaggaacagtaagtaggtggccttcagcagacc is a window encoding:
- the med8 gene encoding mediator of RNA polymerase II transcription subunit 8 isoform X1; the encoded protein is MQQREEKQLEAAVESLISRVAHVKNALHSFIYKLENEYERLTWPSVLDNFALLSGQLNTINKLLKNEKTPSFRNQVIIPLLLSPDRDEDLAKLTEQRVPVFSHEIVPDYLRTKPDPEVEEQEKQLSAEAGRIGPEVAQKQIQTLNKLCSNLLEKLNNPRDDRDAESAAIRQNKPSFNPADTNALVGAVAFGKGLSKCRPPGPVAPGHPGQGPMMSGGPTLQQVTIGGSSSQQAGMGGPVAPQQQGQPGRRPGELGKMPSSIKTNIKSASGSMHPYNR
- the med8 gene encoding mediator of RNA polymerase II transcription subunit 8 isoform X2, with the protein product MQQREEKQLEAAVESLISRVAHVKNALHSFIYKLENEYERLTWPSVLDNFALLSGQLNTINKLLKNEKTPSFRNQVIIPLLLSPDRDEDLAKLTEQRVPVFSHEIVPDYLRTKPDPEVEEQEKQLSAEAGRIGPEVAQKQIQTLNKLCSNLLEKLNNPRDDRDAESAAIRQNKPSFNPADTNALVGAVAFGKGLSKCRPPGPVAPGHPGQGPMMSGGPTLQQVTIGGSSSQQAGMGGPVAPQQQGQPGKMPSSIKTNIKSASGSMHPYNR